CTTTATTATGAGTTTTTGCAAACTCTTGCCATGGATTGCCAATGCATTGTTTCATGCCTAAGGAAATACGGCGACGCTCTTCATCGATTTCAAGAACCATGACTTCAACCACATCACCTACAGAAACAACTTTGCTTGGATGAACGTTTTTGTTTGTCCAATCCATTTCAGACATATGAACCAAGCCTTCTACGCCTTCTTCAATTTCAACAAAGCATCCGTAGTCTGTAATATTAGTGACCTTTCCTTCCAGTCTCTTGCCAATTGGATAACGATCAACTAAGTCGACCCATGGGTCGTTACCTAATTGCTTCATACCCAGTGAAACGCGATTTCGTTCGCTATCAAAACTTAATACTTTTACTTTGACATCCTGACCAACAGACAACATTTCACTTGGATGTTTAACCCGTTTCCAGGAAATATCTGTAATGTGCAGCAAGCCGTCGATGCCCCCCAAGTCAATAAATGCACCATAATCCGTAAGATTTTTGACAACACCATTCAATACTTGACCTTCATGTAAGGATTCAAGTAATGCTTGTCTATCTGCGCTGCTTTCCTCTTCTACAACTGCACGACGAGAAACAACAATATTATTGCGTTTAAGATCCATCTTGATGACTTTAAACTCAAGTTCTTTTCCTTCAAGATAAGACGGATCGCGTACAGGTCTGACGTCCACTAAAGAACCAGGTAAAAAAGCACGAATCGAGCCAATTTCTACTGTAAAGCCACCTTTGACTTTCCCAGAAATTAATCCAGTGACGGTTTCATTATTTTCATGGCATTTTGACAATCTGCGCCATGCTTCCTGACGTTTTGCTTTCTCTCTGGATAAAAGCGTTTCTCCATGGCCATCTTCCACGGAATCCAATGCCACTTCTACCACGTCACCAACATGAATTTCCAGGTCACCGTTTTTATCCTGAAACTCTTCAATGGCGACAATACCTTCCGATTTTAATCCTGCATTCAAGGTCACATAGTCATCATCAATATCAATGACTTTGGCGTTAATAATAGCTCCTGGATAAAATTGGGCACCGGCAATGCTTTTCTCAAATAATTCTTTAAAACTTTCAGACATGTTAATAGACTCTTTAGTAAAAAAATGGAAGCTGAAATCCTCTCATCTTCCCCCTATCTTACACAAATTTAAACGACAAAATCACAACAACAATTGATTCAATTGCTATTATGATCCGCCTGTACAAACAAACGCTTTTTAGCTAATTGTAGTACATTGTTAAATACTTGTGCAATTGTTAGCTTGGTTGTATCAATCTGCACAGCATCAGATGCTGGCTTCAATGGTGAATGGGCACGTGCCTGATCCCTTTCGTCACGTTTAGCCAATTCTTCTACAACCTGCGCGAGGCTAACATCATTTCCCTTTTCTTTCAACTGCAAATATCGTCGAGATGCTCTTTCTTCAAGACTTGCGTACAAATAAATTTTCAATATCGCATTTGGAAAAACAACCGTCCCCATATCTCGGCCATCCGTCACCAGCCCCGGCAACCTGGCAAAAGCACGTTGACGTCCCAATAAAGCCTTTCTAATTTCAGGAATAGCTGCAATCCGGGAAGCATCTTGTCCGCATTGTTCAGAACGAATTGCATCACTGATGTTGTCTTCATCAAGAAAGACATGACTACTATTTTCTTTATTGACTTCAAATCGTAAATTCAATGCATACGCCAGTGTTACCATCTCTTTTATATCATCAAAATCAATGCCTTTTTTTTGGCAGCATAAGCCAGGACACGATACAATGCACCACTATCCAAAAAATGCCAACCCAATTGCCTTGCCAACATAAGGCTTATTGTGCCTTTACCAGTACCACTGGGACCATCCAGGGTAATAACAGGCGCATGTTCTTCAGACATCTTAAATTCCTCGTAACGCGTAAAACAGGCGATAAATTCGGTCATTTTTTCCACGTCTCACCATCGCTCCTGCCAAATAGACCGAACTAAAAAAAGCCATATTAGTCATTTATTTCTTGAATTGCCAATTTTACGTTATTTGCGGTATTAACAAAGGTAGGAAAAGAAGTGGCTATATTAGCGCAATTTAAAATGTTCACCGGTTCTCTTGCCGCAGCACCGGCGATTGCAAATGCCATTGCAATTCGATGATCAGCAAAGCTATCTACCACACCTCCCTGCAATACACCACCTTTGATGAACACCCCATCTTCCAGTGCCTGAGCTTCAATACCCAGTCGTTGCAGTCCATCCACCATAGCAGCAATACGGTCACTTTCCTTGCAACGCAATTCTTTTGCCCCATGCAATAAAGTTTGACCTTTGGCACAGGCTGCCGCAATAAAAATAACAGGAAATTCGTCAATTGCCAAAGGAACCATAGCCGCTGGAATATCAATACCCTCCAATGGGGCATGGCGAACGTACAAATCCGCAACCAGCTCCTCACCACATAAGCGTTTATTACTGAAACTAATATCTGCTCCCATCTGTTGCAATATCTGAAGAATACCCGTTCGTGTTGGGTTGATGCCTACGTTTCTAATAAACAATTCTGAGCCGGGTATAAGGGTTGCAGCTACGATAAAAAAGGCAGCGGATGAAATATCAGCCGGTACAATTACATCTGTACCCTGACATTCACTGGATGAATTAATGATAATCGCATTATCAAATTTTTGAATAGGATAAGAAAAAGTAGTGAGCATACGTTCCGTATGATCACGGGTTAAACCTGGCTCAATAACGCAAGTTTCACCTTCAGCATACAATCCAGCCAATAAAATGCATGATTTAACCTGGGCACTGGCTTCTGGCATTTCGTAGGTCATGCCATGCAATAATTGCCCTCCTTGAATCTTAATGGGTGGACGACCTTCATTCGTGGTAAGACTAGCCCCCATTTTCATCAATGGCCTGGCAATTCTTTCCATTGGTCTTTTCAAAAGACTGGCGTCGCCTGTCAATTCACTATCAAACTCTTGAGCTGCCAGCAAGCCTGTAAGCAGCCTCATTGTTGTACCTGAATTACCACAGTGAATCACGTGCTTCGGTTTTTGCAAGCCATACTTTCCCACACCATGAATCAC
This genomic interval from Legionella oakridgensis ATCC 33761 = DSM 21215 contains the following:
- the rpsA gene encoding 30S ribosomal protein S1, which gives rise to MSESFKELFEKSIAGAQFYPGAIINAKVIDIDDDYVTLNAGLKSEGIVAIEEFQDKNGDLEIHVGDVVEVALDSVEDGHGETLLSREKAKRQEAWRRLSKCHENNETVTGLISGKVKGGFTVEIGSIRAFLPGSLVDVRPVRDPSYLEGKELEFKVIKMDLKRNNIVVSRRAVVEEESSADRQALLESLHEGQVLNGVVKNLTDYGAFIDLGGIDGLLHITDISWKRVKHPSEMLSVGQDVKVKVLSFDSERNRVSLGMKQLGNDPWVDLVDRYPIGKRLEGKVTNITDYGCFVEIEEGVEGLVHMSEMDWTNKNVHPSKVVSVGDVVEVMVLEIDEERRRISLGMKQCIGNPWQEFAKTHNKGEKVRGKIRSITDFGIFIGLEGEIDGLVHLSDISWDIPGEEAVKQYKKGQELEAVILAIDAERERISLGLKQLETDSFTSYVDEHGKGAIVTGKVTAVDPKSVVVMLADDVFGTIRANDLSDEKVTDASTLIKEGDEIEAKIINVDRKNRNISLSVKAKDAHDQAEAIKKYSRSGEATATLGDLLKEKMATKEDE
- the aroA gene encoding 3-phosphoshikimate 1-carboxyvinyltransferase, giving the protein MKTYHLISSPAHCIQGDITVPGDKSISHRAIMFGSLARGITTINGFLDSEDCLATLRAFQAMGVRIEGPVFQRVVIHGVGKYGLQKPKHVIHCGNSGTTMRLLTGLLAAQEFDSELTGDASLLKRPMERIARPLMKMGASLTTNEGRPPIKIQGGQLLHGMTYEMPEASAQVKSCILLAGLYAEGETCVIEPGLTRDHTERMLTTFSYPIQKFDNAIIINSSSECQGTDVIVPADISSAAFFIVAATLIPGSELFIRNVGINPTRTGILQILQQMGADISFSNKRLCGEELVADLYVRHAPLEGIDIPAAMVPLAIDEFPVIFIAAACAKGQTLLHGAKELRCKESDRIAAMVDGLQRLGIEAQALEDGVFIKGGVLQGGVVDSFADHRIAMAFAIAGAAAREPVNILNCANIATSFPTFVNTANNVKLAIQEIND